From a region of the Myroides sp. JBRI-B21084 genome:
- a CDS encoding DUF262 domain-containing protein, whose protein sequence is MSAINLTDLFNTRIFRIPDYQRGYAWQEKQLNELWDDLDEIPAVDDELKKHYTGTIYLEETNPTEAEKWLSGVKFYNVVDGQQRLTSISILLFELLKATEIGYAEKKKEKLIETFVYESNMSGESKVYKFSYASSDKNFNFLLHSIFEDNKIVLNQGHLNHYTKNLAFAKKFFQDKIATLDDSQKNILFKKITTSLQFDIRTIEKDLDVQAVFETMNNRGKPLSTLEKLKNRLIYLTEKLTNPDEDKKALRKKINDAWGKIYTCLAQNPEQILDEDVFLSAHLSLYRKPVESTFSEKVAEEKVFQMFCNKPEKYDLDESGKKEEPISYKKIDDYILKLSELAPIWYQIHNSNSKLIKRILTLESRKDIKIFLAAILKQTNDTSIHAITFENLEKILFRNRVPGIGIMDERTTANWARDIYNAEDTIEGINQKQTNLLGTAVAVPNIIQSFKSLFTYERGNKGFHRWGALKYFLFEYEEHLKHKAQETNDKVTIDDYLETTIEHVIPQQFWDNWQDTVNGFTNGLQEEDIEQARKVLINSLGNLTILKNGKNSSLGNKSWLDKKERFRTGSYNEIDISQHDTWTKDKIAKRGKEMLKFLEYKINGLTFSDTDIEKILFYDDFIIDKIYDRSPAANSGLA, encoded by the coding sequence ATGTCAGCAATAAATTTAACAGACTTATTTAACACAAGAATATTTCGCATACCCGACTACCAAAGAGGCTATGCTTGGCAGGAAAAACAATTAAATGAACTTTGGGACGATTTAGACGAAATTCCTGCTGTAGATGACGAATTAAAAAAACACTACACGGGAACAATTTACCTTGAAGAAACCAATCCTACAGAAGCTGAAAAGTGGCTTTCAGGTGTTAAATTTTACAATGTAGTTGACGGACAACAAAGATTAACTTCTATTAGCATTCTACTTTTTGAATTACTGAAAGCAACTGAAATTGGTTATGCTGAAAAGAAAAAGGAAAAACTAATAGAAACATTTGTTTATGAATCCAATATGTCGGGAGAGAGTAAAGTCTATAAGTTTAGCTACGCTTCTTCTGACAAAAACTTCAACTTTTTGCTCCATTCAATTTTTGAGGACAATAAAATTGTTCTTAATCAAGGACACTTAAACCATTACACCAAAAATTTAGCATTTGCGAAAAAATTCTTTCAAGACAAAATTGCAACACTTGACGATTCTCAAAAAAACATTTTATTCAAGAAGATTACAACCTCACTTCAGTTTGACATAAGAACAATAGAAAAAGACTTAGACGTTCAAGCTGTATTTGAAACTATGAACAATAGAGGAAAACCGCTTTCAACTCTTGAAAAACTTAAAAACAGACTTATTTATCTAACAGAAAAACTTACAAATCCAGACGAAGACAAAAAGGCATTACGAAAAAAAATCAACGATGCTTGGGGAAAAATCTACACTTGCTTAGCACAAAACCCAGAACAGATTCTTGACGAAGATGTGTTTTTATCGGCTCACTTGTCTTTGTATAGGAAACCCGTTGAATCTACATTTTCAGAGAAGGTCGCAGAAGAAAAGGTTTTTCAGATGTTTTGTAACAAGCCCGAGAAATACGATTTAGACGAAAGTGGCAAAAAAGAAGAACCAATTTCTTACAAAAAGATAGACGATTACATTTTAAAACTTTCTGAGTTGGCTCCAATTTGGTATCAAATTCATAATTCCAATTCCAAATTGATAAAACGCATTTTAACTCTTGAAAGCCGTAAAGACATAAAAATATTCCTTGCCGCAATTTTGAAGCAAACGAATGACACATCAATTCACGCAATCACTTTTGAGAATTTAGAAAAGATTCTTTTCCGAAATCGTGTTCCAGGAATTGGTATTATGGACGAAAGAACAACGGCAAATTGGGCGAGAGATATTTACAATGCCGAAGATACCATTGAAGGAATCAATCAAAAGCAAACTAACTTGTTAGGAACTGCCGTTGCTGTTCCTAACATCATTCAATCGTTTAAATCATTATTTACTTACGAAAGAGGAAATAAAGGTTTTCATCGTTGGGGTGCATTAAAATATTTCTTGTTTGAGTACGAAGAACACTTGAAACATAAAGCACAAGAAACTAACGACAAAGTTACCATTGATGATTATTTAGAAACAACAATAGAACACGTAATTCCACAGCAATTTTGGGACAATTGGCAAGACACAGTAAATGGTTTTACAAACGGCTTACAAGAAGAGGACATTGAACAAGCAAGAAAAGTTCTGATAAATTCACTAGGTAACTTGACAATTCTTAAAAACGGAAAAAACTCTTCTTTGGGCAATAAAAGTTGGTTGGATAAGAAGGAACGATTTAGAACAGGTTCTTACAACGAAATAGACATAAGCCAACACGACACTTGGACGAAAGACAAAATAGCTAAAAGAGGAAAAGAAATGTTGAAATTTCTTGAATATAAAATCAACGGACTGACTTTTTCGGACACAGACATTGAAAAAATACTATTTTATGACGACTTCATTATCGACAAAATATACGACAGAAGCCCAGCAGCTAACAGCGGTTTGGCGTAA
- a CDS encoding DNA polymerase beta superfamily protein, translating to MTIEDLRKKGLIILECISGSKAYGLDTPTSDTDLKGVFILPKSEYYGLNYIEQVNNETNDEVFYELGRFMELLSYNNPNILELLNTPENAIIYKHPFLEEIKTEKILSKLCKDTFGKFAYSQIKKAKGLKKKIVNPMSKERNSVLSYCYVNYGQGAIPLLKFLEIKQWKQENCGLINIPHMKDMYGLFYNETANFNGIIRSDEANDVCLSSIPKEIEQEALLYFNRDGYSTYCKEYREYWQWVEKRNEERYENTQNHGKNYDAKNMMHVFRLLEMACEIGTENKINVKRPNRDFLLEVKSGKYEYEELLSMADKLQLEMENAFEISSLPETPNREYINELTYKLRDKFYNEKTPNG from the coding sequence ATGACAATTGAAGATTTACGAAAAAAGGGTTTAATTATTTTAGAATGTATAAGCGGAAGTAAAGCTTATGGATTGGACACTCCTACTTCTGACACAGACTTAAAAGGTGTTTTTATTCTACCTAAAAGTGAATATTATGGATTAAACTATATTGAGCAAGTGAATAACGAAACCAACGATGAAGTTTTTTATGAATTAGGACGTTTTATGGAATTGCTTTCTTACAACAATCCAAATATTCTAGAACTTTTAAACACACCCGAAAATGCAATAATCTATAAACACCCATTTTTAGAAGAAATTAAAACAGAAAAAATTTTATCAAAACTTTGCAAAGACACTTTCGGAAAATTCGCATATTCTCAAATAAAAAAAGCCAAAGGATTGAAAAAGAAAATTGTAAATCCAATGAGCAAAGAACGAAATAGTGTTTTGTCTTATTGTTATGTGAATTATGGACAAGGAGCAATTCCTCTTTTGAAATTTTTAGAAATTAAACAATGGAAACAAGAAAATTGCGGACTCATAAATATTCCACATATGAAAGATATGTATGGTTTGTTTTACAATGAAACAGCAAATTTTAATGGAATAATACGAAGCGATGAAGCCAACGATGTTTGTTTGAGTTCTATTCCCAAAGAAATAGAACAAGAAGCTTTATTATATTTCAATAGAGATGGTTACTCAACATATTGCAAAGAATATAGAGAATATTGGCAATGGGTAGAGAAGCGAAATGAAGAACGCTATGAAAATACACAAAATCACGGCAAAAATTACGATGCGAAGAATATGATGCACGTTTTTAGATTATTAGAAATGGCTTGTGAAATTGGAACTGAAAATAAAATAAATGTAAAAAGACCTAACAGAGATTTTTTGTTAGAAGTCAAATCTGGAAAATACGAATACGAAGAATTGTTAAGTATGGCAGACAAACTTCAACTTGAAATGGAAAATGCTTTTGAAATTTCTAGTCTACCTGAAACTCCTAATCGTGAATATATAAACGAATTAACATACAAATTGAGAGATAAATTTTATAACGAAAAAACACCGAACGGCTAA
- a CDS encoding ATP-binding protein, protein MIQKEQIQQRRQHIAEVRHADSVYRDIVARENEREDYEKRWFWELLQNAKDSVEENQSIKVKIEISENEISFSHTGYPFELDDILSLIIQGSSKNNKEGKTGRFGTGFMTTYLLSKEVYITGKLNNNQGCFHFLLNRNATDNEHFFKLQQESNKEFDESIREESYLGDNEFQTKFSYSLGEKGKATAKVGLQCLDELIPITQLFNEQIESVIVVENGSSKTFSKTLINTHELGSINEWEITTLIDGSDNTCLKAYIQKDEKFDACIITQETNGSEEIFPLTRNYPRLYYTFPLIGTEEIGIPIIINSTQFDPRVERDGIYLKKVADGGNESHNKEIINNALTNSLQAFAELFKTKKIAGIYELFDFKISKDLKWVDQDWFTAIKSSTIDLLASKEIINYHSDENGFASLNELIIPFTEKESNTRELWELLSMVKSIKVPISSELLKWVNISESITLLKPQIEKTYDLNFVWGVSDLIKFIERKESLEELESSITANKNSWLNSLYSLIIKIKGHFPLDIKICVNQRNNFRVADGICWDKCNDDELISISDLIELNFADKLFSREINVLQINGVENYTLQNAINDLKTNLNELDESDFTYNSNQECSARFLKWLISKDQKEVIKDLKILTGESKKVDESFVYDHFPKSEHLLLTPKPYFESNFPLYSSIVRDKDCLNKIYNKYLEEADYNFLNVNGFIHLNPLVIKTETATIKLLEHLIIKESDLNLLRDSDGQLKYKFKITYSDFAYLTASDGHIYGRNTTQKSSLERLKFLLSEAVEKDTLFDSDIQEVTIEGIENPIQFRECLWVYRAKRLNWVNVKTESEGSETKFVSETPSSKNLSEILKGDETLVKTIRGSRQQNFLNKLGVGVSDLIRNTLPTDELRLSWDKAITNMITSDADPELVQEIFNDPNIRKEYEKRLNERKLISRNQTIGKLIEDLFKEYIEQLRESGVIINIHREPFGSDYILTEESSDLVNSENQREGFRINNWLVELKATGKEHASMTPLQAKTATEQKDNYSLVVVPLDGTEPDIEYLRRYAKVISNIGHKIDTVFSDFNDVEIKKNNLNNGQDGISVSIEDQNIRFRVSSAVWSSVQTDIESFVRTYFTVLTETNNGTTTI, encoded by the coding sequence ATGATTCAAAAAGAACAAATACAACAAAGACGTCAACATATAGCAGAAGTTCGACACGCTGATAGTGTGTATAGAGATATTGTGGCCAGAGAAAATGAAAGAGAAGATTATGAAAAGCGTTGGTTTTGGGAATTACTTCAAAATGCAAAAGACTCTGTAGAAGAAAACCAAAGTATAAAGGTGAAAATCGAAATTTCTGAAAACGAAATTTCATTTTCACATACAGGATACCCATTTGAGTTAGATGATATTCTTAGCTTAATTATTCAAGGTTCATCAAAAAACAATAAAGAAGGTAAGACAGGCAGATTTGGAACTGGCTTTATGACAACTTACCTTCTTTCAAAAGAAGTTTATATTACTGGAAAACTCAACAATAATCAAGGTTGTTTTCACTTTTTACTAAACAGAAATGCAACCGACAATGAACACTTTTTTAAGTTACAGCAAGAGTCTAACAAAGAGTTTGATGAATCCATTAGGGAAGAAAGCTATTTGGGAGACAATGAATTTCAAACAAAATTTTCATATAGCTTAGGTGAAAAAGGAAAAGCAACAGCCAAAGTTGGATTGCAATGCTTGGACGAATTAATTCCTATAACTCAATTATTTAATGAGCAAATTGAATCAGTCATTGTAGTTGAAAACGGTTCATCAAAGACATTTTCAAAGACCTTAATCAATACCCACGAATTAGGTTCAATTAACGAATGGGAAATCACAACGCTGATTGATGGTTCTGATAATACCTGTCTAAAAGCTTACATTCAAAAAGATGAGAAATTTGATGCCTGTATAATAACCCAAGAAACGAACGGCAGTGAAGAGATTTTTCCTTTAACGAGAAATTATCCAAGACTTTATTACACATTTCCTTTAATTGGAACTGAAGAAATTGGAATACCAATAATAATAAATTCAACGCAGTTTGACCCAAGAGTAGAACGTGATGGAATTTATTTAAAAAAGGTAGCAGATGGCGGTAACGAATCACACAATAAAGAGATAATTAATAACGCATTAACTAATAGCTTACAAGCTTTCGCAGAATTATTCAAAACCAAAAAAATAGCAGGCATCTACGAATTGTTTGATTTCAAGATTTCCAAAGACCTTAAATGGGTAGACCAAGATTGGTTTACAGCCATTAAATCATCAACAATTGATTTGCTTGCTTCTAAAGAAATTATTAATTATCACAGTGATGAAAATGGATTCGCATCTTTAAACGAATTAATAATTCCTTTCACTGAAAAAGAAAGCAACACTAGAGAACTATGGGAACTCCTTTCTATGGTAAAAAGCATAAAAGTTCCTATCTCATCAGAATTATTGAAATGGGTTAATATATCAGAAAGCATTACACTACTTAAACCTCAGATTGAAAAAACTTATGACTTAAATTTCGTTTGGGGAGTAAGTGACTTAATAAAATTCATTGAACGTAAAGAATCACTTGAAGAATTAGAAAGCTCTATTACTGCAAATAAAAATTCTTGGTTGAATAGTCTTTACTCTCTTATCATTAAGATAAAAGGACATTTCCCATTAGATATAAAGATTTGTGTCAACCAAAGAAATAATTTTAGAGTTGCAGATGGCATTTGTTGGGATAAATGCAATGATGATGAGTTGATTTCAATTTCCGACTTAATAGAATTGAATTTTGCCGATAAGCTTTTTTCAAGAGAAATAAATGTTTTGCAAATCAATGGAGTTGAAAATTACACTTTACAAAATGCTATTAATGACTTAAAGACAAATTTGAATGAACTTGATGAATCAGACTTCACTTACAACTCAAATCAAGAGTGTAGTGCAAGGTTTTTAAAATGGCTCATATCTAAAGACCAAAAAGAAGTAATTAAAGACTTGAAGATTTTAACCGGAGAAAGTAAAAAGGTTGACGAAAGTTTCGTTTATGACCATTTTCCGAAATCTGAACACCTTTTACTAACTCCTAAACCATATTTTGAATCAAACTTTCCGCTCTATTCCAGTATAGTCAGAGACAAGGATTGCCTCAATAAAATTTATAATAAATATTTAGAAGAAGCAGATTACAACTTTTTAAATGTAAACGGATTTATTCATTTAAACCCTTTAGTAATCAAAACTGAAACGGCAACCATAAAATTATTAGAACATTTAATAATCAAAGAATCAGACCTTAATTTATTAAGAGATTCAGATGGGCAACTTAAGTATAAATTCAAAATAACCTATTCTGACTTTGCATATTTGACCGCATCAGACGGACATATTTACGGAAGAAATACAACACAAAAGTCAAGTTTAGAAAGATTGAAATTTCTTCTATCAGAAGCTGTAGAAAAAGACACTTTGTTTGATTCAGATATTCAAGAAGTAACAATCGAAGGAATAGAAAATCCAATACAATTTAGAGAGTGTCTTTGGGTTTATCGTGCTAAACGTCTCAATTGGGTAAATGTAAAAACCGAAAGTGAAGGTTCTGAAACGAAATTTGTAAGTGAAACTCCTTCATCAAAAAATCTTTCCGAAATACTCAAAGGAGATGAGACTTTAGTAAAAACTATTCGAGGTTCAAGACAACAAAATTTTTTAAACAAACTTGGTGTGGGTGTATCTGACCTAATTAGAAACACCCTGCCAACGGACGAACTTAGATTAAGTTGGGACAAGGCTATAACGAATATGATTACAAGTGATGCTGACCCAGAACTTGTTCAAGAAATATTTAATGACCCCAACATAAGAAAGGAATATGAAAAAAGATTAAATGAGCGGAAACTCATTAGTCGCAATCAAACAATAGGAAAGCTTATTGAAGATTTGTTTAAAGAATATATTGAGCAACTTAGAGAAAGTGGTGTCATAATAAATATTCATAGAGAACCTTTTGGAAGTGATTATATATTAACTGAAGAATCATCTGACTTAGTTAATAGCGAAAATCAACGTGAAGGATTTAGAATAAATAATTGGCTTGTTGAGTTAAAGGCAACAGGCAAGGAACACGCTTCTATGACGCCCTTACAAGCAAAAACAGCAACTGAACAAAAAGACAATTATTCTTTAGTAGTTGTGCCATTGGACGGGACAGAACCAGACATTGAATATCTTAGACGATATGCAAAAGTTATAAGTAACATTGGTCATAAAATTGACACTGTGTTTAGTGATTTCAATGACGTTGAAATCAAAAAAAATAATCTTAACAACGGTCAAGATGGAATATCTGTATCAATTGAAGACCAAAATATAAGATTTAGAGTAAGCTCTGCTGTTTGGAGTTCAGTACAAACAGATATTGAATCATTTGTAAGAACATATTTCACCGTTTTAACAGAAACAAACAATGGGACAACAACTATCTGA
- a CDS encoding nucleotidyltransferase domain-containing protein → MKDKILQYLQQVQEEKEIEILLACETGSRAWGFPSPDSDYDVRFIYRHKKNWYLSLNEQKDTIEKMYENNEFDLSGWDLKKSLNLLWKSNPPLLERIQSPIIYISDTEFLDGINDLAQHSYSKIATMHHYLSMSKKMYSEVKDNPTVKLKKLFYALRTAIACKWIIDKEEIPPIVFQKMLKELEIEENVRQRIYELIDLKATKNEDYLHSEETAINNLIEKCIQDAEKVANTLPSSKGKIEDLNSFFIKNLH, encoded by the coding sequence ATGAAAGACAAAATTTTACAATATTTACAACAAGTTCAAGAAGAAAAAGAAATTGAAATTTTATTAGCTTGTGAGACAGGTTCAAGAGCTTGGGGTTTTCCTTCGCCCGACAGCGATTATGATGTACGTTTTATTTATCGACATAAAAAAAATTGGTATTTAAGTTTAAATGAACAAAAAGATACCATTGAAAAAATGTACGAAAACAACGAGTTCGATTTGTCGGGTTGGGATTTGAAAAAATCTTTAAATCTTCTTTGGAAATCAAATCCACCTTTATTGGAAAGAATTCAATCACCAATTATTTACATTTCTGACACCGAATTTTTGGATGGAATTAATGATTTGGCTCAACATTCTTACTCAAAAATTGCAACTATGCACCATTATTTGAGTATGTCTAAAAAAATGTATTCAGAAGTGAAAGACAATCCAACTGTAAAACTCAAAAAATTGTTTTACGCATTAAGAACTGCAATTGCTTGTAAGTGGATTATAGATAAAGAAGAAATTCCACCGATTGTATTTCAAAAAATGCTCAAAGAATTGGAAATAGAAGAAAATGTAAGACAAAGAATATATGAATTGATTGATTTGAAAGCAACAAAAAATGAAGACTATCTTCATAGTGAAGAAACTGCAATCAACAATTTAATAGAAAAGTGTATTCAAGATGCTGAAAAAGTGGCAAATACATTACCTTCTTCCAAAGGTAAAATTGAAGATTTAAATTCATTTTTTATTAAGAATTTGCATTGA
- a CDS encoding ligand-binding sensor domain-containing protein — translation MTAFTLNLNAQNLFPVKLDNCKTERFCLDCGDTKAGYNQEEFTKLQDNLNKELNLQGIKGAVKFQVLVDAKGRACVLSHTDQSNSPISQKIIEELNKFKKWTPAITSGKKEEKSSINLIFAISDNKISGQIERVDMTAFKKSFDNAKSPEIYNKTYDYKNENLNNYKITVWNSKNSNLPNNMNDNITIDKNGLIWLTVDEGLVTFDGKEFKNAEQNITDKGKFFSYYALATDNNNIKWVYGTKNIYSFDNTKWTKHDSTEIGIDGAYEIINNPKTGEVFFCSDEGLTIFKNGKWTNINKSKLKDLPSNRVTFAKRDSKNRIWIGTFSGTAMIDENNHVTNFENTKTILKGKCITSMDEDENGNLYFTLYEFDRKEKGKVNNDEGIAIRYADGTFKQFTTENSGIPFNHTNCVLYDKIEKVLWISTDRAGLVRYDLKDGWENYHNENSDIPTSYISTMTFDDNGNLYLATRQGLVKIERK, via the coding sequence TTGACAGCATTTACATTGAATTTGAATGCACAAAACTTATTCCCTGTAAAATTAGACAACTGCAAAACTGAGAGATTTTGCCTTGATTGTGGTGATACAAAAGCAGGTTACAACCAAGAAGAATTTACTAAACTGCAAGACAACTTAAACAAGGAATTAAACTTACAAGGAATTAAAGGTGCAGTAAAATTTCAAGTTCTTGTTGATGCAAAAGGACGAGCTTGTGTTTTGAGCCATACAGACCAATCAAACAGTCCTATTTCGCAAAAAATAATTGAAGAACTCAACAAGTTCAAAAAATGGACACCTGCAATTACAAGTGGAAAAAAAGAAGAAAAATCTTCCATCAACCTGATTTTTGCAATAAGCGACAATAAAATTTCAGGACAGATTGAACGAGTTGATATGACTGCGTTCAAAAAATCGTTTGACAATGCGAAAAGTCCAGAGATTTATAATAAAACATATGACTACAAGAACGAAAACTTAAATAATTACAAAATAACTGTTTGGAACTCTAAAAACTCAAATCTTCCAAACAATATGAATGACAACATTACTATTGATAAGAATGGTTTGATTTGGCTAACTGTTGATGAAGGTTTGGTAACATTTGACGGCAAAGAATTTAAAAATGCTGAACAAAATATTACAGACAAAGGAAAATTCTTTTCTTATTACGCATTGGCAACTGACAACAACAATATTAAGTGGGTTTATGGAACAAAAAACATTTACAGTTTTGACAATACAAAATGGACAAAACACGACTCAACGGAAATAGGAATTGACGGAGCTTATGAGATAATTAACAATCCAAAAACAGGCGAAGTATTTTTCTGCTCTGATGAAGGTTTGACAATATTCAAAAACGGAAAATGGACAAACATAAATAAAAGTAAGCTCAAAGATTTGCCGTCAAATAGAGTAACATTTGCAAAAAGGGATTCAAAAAACAGAATTTGGATTGGAACTTTCAGCGGAACTGCAATGATTGACGAAAACAATCACGTAACAAACTTTGAAAATACAAAAACCATTTTGAAAGGGAAATGTATCACATCTATGGACGAAGATGAAAACGGAAACCTTTACTTTACACTTTATGAGTTTGATAGAAAAGAAAAAGGCAAAGTAAATAATGACGAGGGAATTGCAATTCGATACGCAGACGGAACTTTCAAACAATTTACTACAGAAAATTCGGGAATACCATTTAACCACACAAATTGCGTCCTTTACGACAAAATTGAAAAAGTTCTTTGGATTTCAACTGACAGAGCAGGTTTAGTGAGATATGATTTAAAAGACGGTTGGGAAAATTACCATAATGAAAATTCAGACATTCCCACTTCTTACATATCTACAATGACTTTTGACGACAATGGGAATTTATATTTAGCAACTCGACAAGGATTAGTAAAAATTGAACGAAAATAA
- a CDS encoding leucine-rich repeat domain-containing protein, giving the protein MKHHFGDFLDRTGDYWTSIPNRERFAFIADFKIENKIEVKILTISKHQDKEHWEQVFDCPNLEELTLHDPSKEQVQAITKLTQLKRLRVTFFRATDIEFIGNLYNVEELILEYVSGFSDLTPLLKLKKLKSLHFENLRRVSNFEGLRGLDSLRYIHIDGTLDWNQPIENFEFLKGLPNLEVFSLGFIINKSKYPAFLPILHLKKLKKIKIGRATFKTNEYAFLKVAVPNVEGCNWDLCWDYHDNFEFLGKRAGYVKKNSPIVKERCDEFIATFERMKNESEIIIKSYCG; this is encoded by the coding sequence ATGAAACATCACTTTGGAGATTTTTTAGACAGGACAGGTGACTATTGGACATCAATTCCAAACAGAGAAAGATTTGCTTTCATTGCTGACTTTAAAATTGAAAACAAAATCGAAGTAAAAATCCTGACAATAAGCAAACATCAGGACAAAGAACATTGGGAACAAGTTTTTGACTGTCCAAATCTTGAAGAGCTGACACTTCACGACCCAAGCAAAGAACAGGTTCAAGCAATTACTAAATTGACACAACTCAAAAGACTTCGAGTAACATTTTTTAGAGCGACAGACATCGAATTTATTGGCAATCTTTACAATGTAGAAGAACTAATTCTTGAGTATGTGTCAGGCTTTTCAGACTTGACACCATTACTCAAATTGAAAAAGCTAAAATCGTTACATTTTGAAAATCTACGTAGAGTTTCAAATTTTGAGGGACTTCGAGGGCTTGATAGTTTACGATATATACATATTGACGGAACACTTGATTGGAATCAGCCAATTGAAAATTTTGAGTTTTTAAAAGGACTTCCAAATCTTGAAGTGTTCTCTTTAGGTTTTATTATCAATAAATCAAAATATCCAGCGTTTTTACCCATTTTACATTTGAAGAAACTCAAGAAAATAAAAATTGGACGAGCAACATTCAAGACAAATGAATATGCGTTTTTAAAAGTTGCAGTCCCAAATGTTGAAGGATGTAATTGGGATTTATGTTGGGACTATCACGACAATTTTGAATTTTTAGGTAAAAGAGCAGGATATGTAAAAAAGAATAGCCCTATCGTGAAAGAACGTTGTGACGAATTTATTGCGACATTTGAGAGGATGAAAAATGAATCAGAAATAATAATCAAAAGCTACTGTGGCTAA
- a CDS encoding DUF4274 domain-containing protein: protein MIILPSQEKFIRENFIEFSFNSDDENYLPNFKLFEKLNSTDQYYLAENYNWDDGVEILKWIIESKKCDKGTASLIFWTSEPDYYFEKSESEISEYEKDTFLLLKRIVEKFNNKEFKKSNLKYNPTDREKRIDWSKQNSEWNIPEELKKPTKGFSIISLGIIQHKIWEWQRKRKEAKRAEKRLKRKK, encoded by the coding sequence ATGATAATATTACCTTCTCAAGAAAAATTTATCCGTGAAAATTTTATTGAATTTTCATTTAATAGCGATGATGAAAATTACTTACCAAATTTTAAACTTTTTGAAAAACTAAATTCGACAGACCAATATTATCTTGCTGAAAATTATAACTGGGATGATGGTGTAGAAATATTGAAATGGATAATTGAAAGTAAAAAATGTGACAAAGGAACTGCATCACTTATTTTTTGGACATCTGAACCTGATTATTACTTTGAGAAATCAGAAAGTGAAATTTCGGAATACGAAAAAGATACCTTTTTGTTGCTTAAAAGAATTGTAGAAAAGTTTAACAATAAAGAATTTAAAAAGTCAAACTTAAAATATAATCCAACTGACAGAGAAAAAAGAATTGATTGGAGTAAACAAAATTCTGAATGGAATATTCCTGAAGAACTCAAGAAACCTACTAAAGGATTTTCAATAATTAGTCTTGGAATTATTCAGCATAAAATATGGGAATGGCAACGAAAACGAAAAGAAGCAAAACGAGCTGAAAAAAGATTGAAACGAAAAAAATAA
- a CDS encoding DUF4184 family protein: protein MPFTFSHPAIVLPLTFLPRQWFSLTGLVIGSLTPDFEYFLRMRIKSNYSHTIDGLFWFDLPLGLLLAFIFHSIVRDSLFDNLPTFLKSRFSTFKNLDWNIHFKQNWLVVTISILIGAASHIFWDSFTHDHGYFVQTIPALQNSVDFLGREIPILKILQHSSTLLGGLVIAFAIYKLPTNTTENENVNFKYWAILTGLTLTIVTVRLLSGLDFKQYGNVIVTAISEGLISLTITPWLTRTKEE, encoded by the coding sequence ATGCCATTTACATTTTCACACCCAGCCATAGTTTTACCGTTGACATTTTTGCCTCGACAATGGTTTTCATTGACTGGACTTGTAATCGGCAGTTTGACACCTGACTTTGAATATTTTTTAAGAATGAGAATTAAGAGTAATTACAGCCATACAATTGACGGACTTTTTTGGTTCGACTTACCATTAGGTTTGTTGCTTGCTTTCATTTTTCACAGCATTGTTCGAGATAGTTTATTCGACAACTTGCCGACATTTTTAAAATCACGATTTTCGACTTTTAAGAATTTAGACTGGAACATACACTTCAAACAAAATTGGTTAGTAGTGACAATTTCAATTTTGATTGGAGCAGCTTCGCACATTTTTTGGGACAGTTTTACTCATGACCACGGTTATTTTGTGCAGACAATTCCGGCATTACAAAACTCTGTTGACTTTTTAGGTAGAGAAATTCCAATCTTGAAAATATTGCAACATTCTTCGACTTTACTGGGTGGACTTGTAATTGCTTTTGCTATTTATAAACTGCCAACAAACACGACTGAAAACGAAAATGTAAATTTTAAATATTGGGCAATTTTAACAGGACTAACTTTGACAATTGTTACAGTAAGACTTTTAAGCGGACTTGACTTCAAACAATATGGAAACGTAATCGTGACAGCAATTTCCGAAGGACTAATTTCTTTAACAATAACACCGTGGCTGACAAGAACGAAGGAAGAATAA